A genomic region of Candidatus Paceibacterota bacterium contains the following coding sequences:
- a CDS encoding winged helix-turn-helix domain-containing protein: MAINYRIVERIVKGFANHNRLKILELLQAEPELSVIDVADKLGIGYMNVSDHIRKMSIAGLLMKRSNGPFVLHKLTPRAEGILAFCKKLK, encoded by the coding sequence ATGGCGATTAATTATCGAATAGTCGAAAGAATTGTGAAAGGTTTTGCCAATCACAATCGTCTCAAGATTCTTGAGTTGCTCCAAGCAGAGCCAGAATTATCGGTTATTGATGTGGCGGATAAGTTGGGAATCGGGTATATGAACGTTTCGGACCACATCCGTAAAATGAGTATTGCCGGTTTGTTGATGAAGCGTAGCAACGGACCGTTTGTACTTCACAAATTAACACCTCGAGCTGAGGGCATTCTAGCATTTTGCAAAAAGCTAAAATAG
- the radC gene encoding DNA repair protein RadC, with amino-acid sequence MTKIKDLQKIDRPREKLQKYGAGKLSDAELLAILLRTGTKDLNVLKLAQKILQKFENEKFINITIDELKTIHGLGPVKACEIIACFELGRRMLKGKKSSILLSSKDVWERMEDIRGSKKEHFVVFYLDSRNQEIKKEIISVGTLNESLVHPREVFEGAIKNNASSVIIAHNHPSGDLEPSQADIEITKKLIHAGKILDIKIIDHIIVVNDSWSKIEV; translated from the coding sequence ATGACCAAGATCAAGGATCTTCAAAAAATTGATAGGCCAAGAGAAAAGCTGCAAAAGTATGGCGCAGGTAAATTATCCGACGCTGAACTTTTGGCAATTCTACTTCGAACAGGTACAAAAGATTTAAATGTTTTAAAATTAGCGCAAAAGATTTTACAAAAATTCGAAAATGAAAAATTTATTAATATCACAATTGACGAATTAAAGACAATCCACGGGTTGGGGCCAGTAAAGGCTTGTGAGATTATTGCTTGTTTTGAGCTTGGAAGACGAATGTTGAAAGGTAAAAAATCATCAATTCTACTTTCTTCTAAAGATGTTTGGGAACGAATGGAAGATATTAGGGGAAGCAAAAAAGAGCATTTTGTAGTTTTTTATCTAGATAGTAGAAATCAAGAGATAAAAAAAGAAATTATTTCAGTTGGAACTTTAAATGAAAGCCTTGTTCACCCTAGAGAAGTATTTGAGGGTGCAATAAAAAATAATGCTTCTTCAGTTATTATTGCTCACAATCATCCCTCTGGAGATTTGGAACCCTCGCAAGCCGATATTGAGATAACAAAAAAATTAATTCATGCTGGGAAAATTCTAGATATTAAAATAATTGATCATATTATTGTAGTAAATGATTCGTGGTCAAAGATTGAAGTGTAA